A genomic window from Arthrobacter sp. FW305-BF8 includes:
- a CDS encoding glucarate dehydratase family protein: MNQALEPTQNVNDANLNQAKITGVSITPVAFKDPPLLNTVGVHEPFALRAIVEVQTDAGVSGFGETYGDAGHLARLQLAAAALPGTDVFNINVLRNRIAQALQQDTIQGGHGMSGMVTGSSTADRVLSPFDVAALDIQGKLLGRPVSDLLGGAVRESVQFSGYLFYKWAGHPGQADDTWGAALDPEGIVRQARTMVDSYGFTALKLKAGVFPPEEEIAAIQALRAEFPDMPLRIDPNGAWTVETSIRVGKELDGVLEYLEDPTPGIEGMAAVRREVGMPLATNMCVVSFADVAPAVAAGAVDVILSDHHFWGGLRRSQFLAGITETFGLGLSMHSNSHLGISLAAMVHLAAATPNLDYACDTHWPWKDPSEDVIAGGVFTFTDGAVQVPTCPGLGVEIDRDALERLHRQYLDCGLRSRDDTGYMQRLHPSYKLQSPRW; this comes from the coding sequence GTGAACCAGGCACTCGAACCCACCCAGAACGTTAACGACGCTAACCTCAACCAGGCCAAAATCACCGGCGTCTCCATCACGCCAGTGGCGTTCAAGGACCCGCCCCTCCTCAACACCGTGGGCGTTCACGAGCCGTTCGCCCTGCGGGCCATCGTGGAAGTCCAGACGGACGCCGGCGTGTCGGGCTTCGGCGAGACCTATGGCGACGCCGGCCACCTCGCCCGGCTCCAGCTCGCAGCCGCCGCCCTGCCCGGCACGGACGTGTTCAACATCAACGTGCTGCGCAACAGGATCGCCCAGGCGCTTCAGCAGGACACCATCCAGGGCGGCCACGGCATGAGCGGCATGGTCACGGGGTCGAGCACAGCGGACCGCGTGCTGTCTCCGTTCGACGTCGCCGCCCTGGACATCCAGGGCAAGCTGCTGGGCCGGCCCGTCAGCGACCTCCTTGGCGGCGCCGTCCGCGAGTCGGTGCAGTTCAGCGGCTACCTGTTCTACAAGTGGGCGGGCCACCCGGGCCAGGCGGACGACACGTGGGGCGCCGCCCTGGACCCTGAGGGCATCGTCCGGCAGGCCAGGACCATGGTGGACAGCTACGGCTTCACCGCGCTGAAGCTGAAGGCCGGCGTCTTCCCGCCTGAGGAAGAGATTGCGGCCATCCAGGCCCTCCGCGCCGAGTTCCCGGACATGCCGCTCCGCATCGACCCCAACGGCGCCTGGACCGTGGAGACCTCCATCCGCGTGGGCAAGGAACTGGACGGGGTGTTGGAGTACCTCGAGGACCCCACGCCGGGCATCGAGGGCATGGCCGCCGTCCGCCGCGAGGTGGGCATGCCGCTGGCAACAAACATGTGCGTGGTCAGCTTTGCCGACGTCGCACCCGCCGTGGCCGCCGGCGCCGTGGACGTTATCCTCTCGGACCACCACTTCTGGGGCGGACTGCGCCGGAGCCAGTTCCTCGCCGGCATCACCGAGACGTTCGGCCTGGGGCTTTCCATGCACTCCAACTCCCACCTGGGCATCAGCCTTGCCGCCATGGTCCACCTCGCGGCGGCCACCCCCAACCTCGACTACGCGTGCGACACGCACTGGCCGTGGAAAGACCCGTCCGAGGACGTCATTGCCGGCGGCGTGTTCACGTTCACGGACGGCGCCGTGCAGGTCCCCACCTGTCCGGGCCTCGGCGTGGAAATCGACCGTGACGCCCTGGAACGCCTGCACCGCCAGTACCTGGACTGCGGACTGAGGAGCCGGGACGACACCGGTTACATGCAGCGGCTCCACCCCTCCTACAAGCTCCAAAGCCCGCGTTGGTAA
- a CDS encoding ABC transporter ATP-binding protein — MPEPLLAIDGLTKTFHVAKSASGNTRLKALDGISLTVGRGETLGLVGESGCGKSTLARTLMMLETPDEGTVTFEGTNPFGLRGKELLSWRRRVQMVFQDPFASLNARMNAGDIIAEPWATHRSLYPTSRERDARVRELLHMVGLRPSDARKSPQEFSGGQRQRIGIARALALNPDVFILDEPVSALDLSVQAQVLNLLNELQQELGVSYIFISHDLTVVRHVADRVAVMYLGRIIETGATEEVFDHPRHPYTAALMSASPKLDVSGTQRDRIVLRGELPSPLDPPSGCRFRTRCWKAQDICAEVSPEPQVLAAPDGTRHVAECHFPLDSIKGLSGAVATAL, encoded by the coding sequence ATGCCTGAGCCGCTTTTGGCCATTGACGGCCTGACCAAGACGTTCCACGTGGCCAAGAGTGCCAGCGGCAACACCAGGCTCAAGGCCCTGGACGGCATCAGCCTGACAGTTGGGCGGGGAGAGACCCTCGGGCTAGTGGGCGAATCCGGCTGTGGCAAGTCCACGTTGGCGCGGACCCTGATGATGCTGGAAACACCGGACGAGGGAACCGTCACCTTTGAGGGAACCAACCCGTTCGGGCTGCGCGGCAAGGAGCTGCTGAGCTGGCGGCGCCGGGTGCAGATGGTATTCCAGGATCCCTTTGCCTCCCTGAACGCCCGCATGAACGCCGGGGACATCATCGCCGAACCGTGGGCCACGCACCGCAGCCTGTACCCGACATCCAGGGAACGCGACGCCCGCGTCCGCGAACTGCTGCACATGGTGGGGCTGCGTCCCTCCGATGCCCGCAAGTCGCCGCAGGAGTTCTCCGGCGGACAGCGCCAGCGCATTGGCATCGCCCGCGCCTTGGCACTGAACCCCGACGTCTTCATCCTCGATGAGCCCGTGTCCGCCTTGGACCTTTCCGTCCAGGCGCAGGTCCTGAACCTGCTCAACGAGCTTCAGCAGGAACTCGGTGTTTCCTACATCTTCATCTCGCACGACCTGACCGTGGTCCGGCACGTGGCGGACCGGGTGGCCGTGATGTATCTGGGGCGGATCATCGAAACCGGGGCCACCGAAGAGGTCTTCGACCACCCCCGGCACCCCTACACAGCGGCCCTGATGTCAGCGTCGCCGAAGCTGGATGTCAGCGGAACACAGCGGGACAGGATCGTTCTCCGCGGCGAGCTGCCCTCGCCGCTGGATCCGCCGTCGGGCTGCCGCTTCCGGACCCGGTGCTGGAAGGCGCAGGACATCTGTGCCGAGGTATCGCCGGAGCCGCAGGTGCTGGCGGCACCGGACGGCACACGGCATGTTGCAGAGTGCCATTTCCCGCTCGATTCCATCAAGGGGCTGAGCGGCGCAGTGGCTACCGCCTTGTGA
- a CDS encoding FadR/GntR family transcriptional regulator, whose amino-acid sequence MSRNLTADLAADLRTRIVDGVIQPGEKLPSENTLIGEFGVSRTVVRSALTRLQAEGLVETERGRGSFALTPPTGSPTSGQPTRAVVTAEDRLHLLEFRMGVETEAAALAAGNRTERQLNAIRQALAEFTDSVEHPSHAMKADFEFHKAVAAASRNPFYTDCIASLGQTMIAMPRTRLMTGVEHYARDHFEQVVHEHGSIFAAITDSDGAAASAAMRNHLANSRRRLRAGRE is encoded by the coding sequence ATGAGCCGGAACCTGACCGCGGACCTCGCCGCCGACCTTCGCACCCGCATCGTCGACGGCGTCATCCAGCCCGGCGAAAAGCTTCCGAGCGAAAACACCCTCATCGGCGAGTTCGGCGTCAGCCGCACCGTGGTGCGGTCCGCGCTCACCCGGCTCCAGGCCGAGGGTCTGGTGGAAACCGAACGTGGGCGGGGCAGCTTTGCGCTGACCCCGCCCACCGGAAGTCCGACGTCGGGCCAGCCCACCAGGGCTGTGGTCACCGCCGAGGACCGGCTGCACCTACTCGAATTCCGGATGGGTGTGGAAACCGAAGCGGCAGCGCTTGCGGCCGGAAACCGGACAGAGCGGCAGCTGAACGCCATCCGGCAGGCACTGGCAGAATTCACGGACAGCGTCGAGCACCCTTCACACGCCATGAAGGCTGACTTCGAGTTCCACAAGGCCGTCGCCGCAGCCTCCCGAAACCCCTTCTACACGGACTGCATTGCCTCCCTCGGCCAGACGATGATCGCCATGCCGCGCACCCGCCTGATGACCGGCGTGGAGCATTACGCCCGGGACCATTTCGAACAGGTGGTCCACGAGCACGGATCCATCTTCGCCGCCATTACAGACTCCGACGGAGCCGCTGCGTCCGCTGCCATGAGGAACCACCTAGCCAATTCGCGGCGCCGCCTCCGGGCCGGACGCGAATAG
- a CDS encoding LysR family transcriptional regulator — protein sequence MAVAEELHFGAAAERLNMTQPPLSRQIQMLEKKLGAQLFSRTSRKVELTAAGATLLPRARQILDMCIKTDLDVRRVSSGQSGTITVGYTAIAGHSALPLMLRRAAENMPRVSFVLRELVSTDQMDGLVKGNVDIGLLRPIVARPGVVSRPLMQDRLVVALPEGSSLLGNMAGRNGEPLPLGYLDRLPLLMYSTKEARYFHDLVLRLFASAGAHANITQYASQVPALLAFVQAGLGVTLVPASAMAFAPAGVEFHEIDGRHGIQELNRVELELAWNEETANPAVLRLLDLIEAPESVGTARPGGV from the coding sequence GTGGCCGTTGCTGAAGAACTGCACTTCGGTGCTGCAGCGGAGAGGCTGAACATGACGCAGCCGCCGCTGAGCCGCCAGATCCAGATGCTAGAGAAGAAGCTAGGCGCGCAGCTTTTCAGCCGGACCAGCCGGAAGGTGGAGCTCACGGCCGCCGGCGCCACGCTGTTGCCGAGGGCACGGCAGATCCTGGATATGTGCATCAAGACGGATCTGGACGTTCGGCGGGTATCGTCGGGCCAATCCGGCACCATCACGGTCGGCTACACCGCAATAGCCGGGCACAGCGCACTGCCGCTGATGCTGCGCCGTGCAGCGGAGAACATGCCGAGGGTGTCCTTTGTGCTCCGGGAGCTGGTGTCAACGGACCAGATGGACGGGCTCGTGAAGGGGAACGTGGACATCGGCCTGCTGCGCCCCATCGTCGCCCGGCCCGGGGTGGTGTCCCGGCCGCTGATGCAGGACCGTTTGGTGGTTGCCTTGCCGGAGGGCAGTTCGCTGCTGGGCAACATGGCGGGACGCAACGGCGAGCCCCTGCCGCTGGGATACCTGGACAGGCTGCCGCTGCTCATGTACTCCACGAAGGAGGCCCGCTACTTCCACGACCTGGTGCTGCGGCTGTTCGCCAGTGCAGGAGCGCACGCCAACATCACGCAGTACGCCAGCCAGGTTCCGGCACTCCTTGCCTTCGTCCAGGCGGGGTTGGGAGTGACCCTTGTTCCGGCGTCGGCCATGGCTTTTGCGCCGGCAGGGGTGGAATTTCACGAGATCGACGGGCGGCACGGCATCCAGGAACTGAACCGCGTTGAGCTGGAGCTCGCGTGGAACGAAGAGACCGCAAACCCGGCGGTTCTGCGGCTGCTTGATCTGATCGAGGCGCCTGAATCTGTTGGAACAGCCCGGCCCGGCGGGGTGTGA
- a CDS encoding 2-hydroxyacid dehydrogenase encodes MEEAGAPAVESLRIVVTDPIISRFADQLIYDGGAHRWDMAAAWTPERKLDALAGADVVVCSSLSPAEAETASKVRLVHVTGAGYDKISFPQLAARALVANTFHHARPIAEHVLMVTLMLSRNVAAAERALRRGEWRTIATDAEVPFHPVLADLTLGLVGLGSIGAEVARVAGLLGMKVRAVRRNPAAPLPDGVRPDWVGGNGQLHELLAASDVVVVTVPLDADTRGMIGGPELSAMKATGLLINVARGPVVDQSALYGALKEGRIAGAGIDVWWGLPSDGVVPPAELPFAELENTVLTPHHSGHARITFERRAGDIAANIGRLARGEDLVNLVARPAPAGR; translated from the coding sequence ATGGAAGAGGCCGGCGCGCCGGCCGTTGAATCCCTGAGGATTGTGGTCACCGACCCCATCATCAGCCGCTTTGCTGACCAATTAATTTACGACGGCGGCGCGCACCGCTGGGACATGGCGGCGGCTTGGACCCCGGAACGCAAGCTGGACGCACTGGCGGGGGCCGACGTCGTCGTCTGTTCCTCCCTCAGCCCCGCGGAGGCCGAGACGGCCTCAAAGGTGCGCCTGGTCCACGTCACTGGCGCCGGCTACGACAAGATCTCCTTCCCGCAACTGGCAGCCCGTGCCCTGGTGGCCAACACCTTCCACCACGCGCGGCCCATCGCAGAGCATGTCCTCATGGTCACCCTGATGCTGTCGCGCAACGTTGCCGCTGCGGAGCGCGCACTCCGCCGGGGAGAGTGGCGGACCATTGCCACCGACGCCGAAGTGCCGTTCCATCCCGTGCTCGCCGACCTGACGCTGGGCTTGGTGGGTCTGGGTTCCATCGGTGCCGAGGTGGCCCGCGTTGCCGGGCTACTGGGCATGAAGGTCCGGGCCGTCCGGCGGAACCCGGCCGCTCCCCTTCCCGACGGCGTCCGGCCCGACTGGGTGGGCGGGAACGGGCAGCTCCATGAACTCTTGGCCGCGTCCGACGTCGTGGTGGTCACGGTGCCGCTGGACGCCGATACCAGGGGGATGATCGGGGGCCCTGAACTGTCCGCCATGAAGGCCACGGGCCTGCTGATCAATGTGGCACGCGGTCCCGTGGTGGACCAGTCCGCACTGTACGGTGCGCTGAAGGAAGGGCGCATCGCCGGGGCGGGCATCGACGTCTGGTGGGGGTTGCCCTCGGACGGCGTGGTCCCACCGGCGGAGCTGCCCTTCGCGGAGCTGGAGAACACTGTGCTCACACCGCACCATTCCGGGCATGCGCGCATCACGTTTGAACGCCGGGCGGGCGACATTGCCGCCAATATCGGCCGGCTTGCCCGCGGCGAGGACCTGGTAAACCTCGTGGCCCGTCCGGCGCCGGCAGGCCGGTAG
- a CDS encoding sulfite exporter TauE/SafE family protein, which translates to MTAAEYALIAGVIFLAACLQASSGFGMGMLAAPVIAIVDPALLPATLILLALLVTVLVTVRERQHLDLRGTGWALVGRIPGSFLGAWLVAVLSREGLAWAVVAVVLTGLVLAGRGWAPRPVRANLIAAGAASGIMGTATSIGGPPMALVWQGHEGPRMRGTMSAFFMVGSTISMAMLWMAGAVTAEMLTLALWMVPAVVGGYAASRFVNRFLNPARLKALAIGASALGSVLLIVQLVL; encoded by the coding sequence GTGACCGCTGCCGAATACGCCCTCATCGCCGGGGTGATCTTCCTGGCCGCCTGCCTGCAGGCATCCAGCGGCTTCGGCATGGGCATGCTGGCAGCGCCGGTGATCGCAATCGTGGATCCGGCGCTGCTGCCTGCCACGCTCATCCTCCTGGCCCTGCTGGTCACGGTGCTGGTGACCGTACGGGAGCGGCAGCACCTGGATCTGCGGGGCACCGGGTGGGCCTTGGTGGGCCGGATTCCCGGAAGCTTCCTCGGCGCGTGGCTGGTGGCGGTACTCTCCCGCGAAGGGCTGGCCTGGGCGGTGGTGGCAGTGGTGCTGACCGGGCTGGTGCTGGCGGGCCGGGGCTGGGCGCCCCGGCCGGTCCGGGCCAACCTGATCGCCGCGGGTGCGGCCTCGGGCATCATGGGCACTGCCACGTCCATCGGCGGCCCACCCATGGCGCTTGTATGGCAGGGACACGAGGGTCCCCGGATGCGCGGCACCATGAGCGCGTTCTTCATGGTGGGATCGACAATTTCGATGGCGATGCTTTGGATGGCCGGCGCGGTCACGGCGGAGATGCTGACCCTGGCACTGTGGATGGTCCCGGCAGTTGTGGGCGGCTATGCCGCATCGCGGTTCGTTAATCGCTTCCTTAACCCGGCGCGCCTGAAGGCGCTGGCGATCGGCGCGTCGGCGCTGGGAAGCGTGTTGCTCATCGTGCAGCTTGTCCTTTAA
- a CDS encoding ABC transporter permease, which yields MLNYLRKRIVSSALPLVVVIVGVFALARMTGNPASLYLPLNATQQMRDDFTARNGLDQPLLVQMADYFGGVLRLDFGQSLRTGQDAAAMALRAFPATLQLAATTMVLAVLLALVVGCWAALKPNGVADRISSFISMAAASIPDFWLAIVGIWVFAITLGWLPTSGVSGASAWVLPIATLLLRPFGVLVQIVRGSMVSALSEPYIKLARSRGAGEFRVVTRHALRNAAAPALTVAGDLTVGLVNGAVVVETIFGWPGIGKLMIDSILQRDFAVLQAAVLLTAVAIFTLNILIDMGYALLDARVRPVTVKARVRPVAAKA from the coding sequence ATGCTGAACTACTTGAGAAAGCGGATTGTCTCCAGCGCACTGCCGCTGGTGGTGGTGATCGTCGGGGTGTTCGCCCTGGCCAGGATGACGGGCAACCCCGCCAGCCTGTACCTGCCGCTGAACGCCACCCAGCAGATGCGCGACGATTTCACGGCACGCAACGGCCTGGACCAGCCGCTGCTGGTTCAGATGGCCGACTACTTCGGCGGCGTGCTCCGTCTTGATTTCGGGCAGTCCCTGCGCACCGGGCAGGACGCGGCCGCCATGGCGCTGCGTGCCTTCCCGGCCACCCTGCAGCTGGCCGCCACCACCATGGTGCTGGCGGTGCTGCTGGCACTCGTGGTGGGCTGCTGGGCCGCGCTGAAGCCGAACGGCGTTGCGGACCGGATCTCAAGTTTCATCTCCATGGCTGCCGCTTCGATCCCGGATTTCTGGCTGGCAATCGTGGGCATCTGGGTATTCGCCATCACCCTGGGCTGGCTGCCGACGTCGGGTGTGTCGGGAGCCAGCGCCTGGGTGCTGCCAATCGCCACGCTGCTCCTGCGGCCGTTCGGTGTGCTGGTCCAGATTGTCCGCGGCTCTATGGTGTCGGCTCTCTCGGAGCCGTACATCAAGCTCGCCCGCAGCCGTGGCGCAGGTGAGTTCAGGGTGGTCACGCGCCACGCCCTGCGCAATGCAGCCGCCCCCGCGCTGACAGTGGCCGGCGACCTGACCGTGGGACTGGTCAACGGGGCCGTCGTGGTGGAGACCATCTTCGGCTGGCCCGGGATCGGAAAGCTCATGATCGACTCGATCCTGCAGCGGGACTTTGCCGTCCTGCAGGCAGCAGTGCTGCTGACCGCCGTCGCGATCTTCACCCTGAACATCCTCATCGACATGGGTTACGCGTTGCTGGACGCGCGCGTGCGTCCCGTCACGGTCAAAGCCCGCGTCCGGCCCGTCGCGGCTAAGGCTTAG
- a CDS encoding ABC transporter ATP-binding protein, with product MKAAAEQVPVKRSRAAETANGAAAAEAAAEAKAHDVVLQVRDLVVDIRTHRGTVRAVNSVGFEARAGETLALLGESGCGKSMTAKALAGIMDPVCDLAGGEIVLNGTDLAALSPKERLKFAGPGLGIVFQDALTALNPVYTVGTQLGEAFRIHRGLNAKQARVEAIDLMKRVGIPEPESRVNSYPHQFSGGMRQRILIAMAVALNPRLLIADEPTTALDVTVQAQIMQLLRTLREEGQMAVILITHDLAVVAEEADSVAVMYAGNVVEGGPVSEVFADPRHPYTKGLLESVPVHLERGAQLKSIPGSPPELHDIPAGCVYQSRCPLVQDICRAERPALRPIDSSPARTAACHFSEEINNA from the coding sequence GTGAAAGCAGCTGCCGAACAAGTTCCGGTGAAACGCTCCCGCGCCGCAGAAACGGCCAACGGCGCGGCCGCCGCCGAGGCCGCCGCAGAAGCGAAGGCGCACGACGTCGTCCTGCAGGTCCGCGACCTCGTCGTGGACATCCGCACCCACCGCGGCACCGTCCGTGCCGTCAACAGCGTGGGATTCGAAGCCCGCGCCGGGGAAACCCTGGCGCTGCTCGGGGAATCCGGCTGCGGGAAGTCCATGACCGCGAAGGCCCTGGCCGGCATCATGGACCCCGTCTGCGACCTGGCCGGCGGCGAGATTGTCCTCAACGGGACCGACCTCGCCGCCCTCAGCCCCAAGGAACGGCTCAAGTTTGCCGGCCCGGGCCTGGGCATTGTCTTTCAGGATGCCCTGACCGCTTTGAACCCTGTATATACAGTAGGAACCCAGCTTGGCGAGGCCTTCCGGATCCACCGCGGCCTGAATGCCAAGCAGGCGCGTGTTGAAGCTATCGACCTCATGAAGCGCGTGGGCATCCCCGAACCGGAATCACGGGTCAATTCCTACCCGCACCAGTTCTCCGGCGGCATGCGCCAGCGCATCCTCATCGCGATGGCCGTGGCTCTCAATCCGCGCCTTCTGATCGCCGATGAACCCACTACGGCACTGGATGTCACGGTGCAGGCACAGATCATGCAGCTGCTGCGCACCCTTCGTGAAGAGGGCCAAATGGCCGTCATCCTCATCACCCATGACCTGGCAGTGGTGGCGGAGGAAGCGGACTCCGTGGCGGTGATGTACGCCGGCAACGTGGTGGAGGGCGGACCTGTCTCTGAAGTGTTCGCAGATCCCCGCCACCCCTACACCAAGGGGCTGCTGGAATCGGTGCCCGTCCACCTGGAGCGCGGCGCGCAGCTGAAGTCCATCCCGGGCAGCCCGCCCGAGCTCCACGACATCCCGGCCGGCTGCGTCTACCAGTCGCGCTGCCCGCTGGTACAGGACATCTGCCGGGCCGAGCGTCCCGCCCTCCGGCCTATTGACAGCTCACCTGCCCGTACCGCCGCCTGCCACTTCAGCGAGGAGATCAACAATGCCTGA
- a CDS encoding L-talarate/galactarate dehydratase — MSTVDLIRHVKLSTARLPLAVPISDAKVFTGRQKPMTEVVFLFAEITTEQGHTGLGFSYSKRAGGPAQYAHAKEVAEGIIGEDPNDIGKLYTKLLWAGASVGRSGVATQALAAIDIALYDLKAKRAGLPLAKLLGSYRDSVQTYNTSGGFLNATLDEVKARATQSVEEGIGGIKIKVGLPDTKEDLRRVAGIREHIGWDVPLMVDANQQWDRATALRMGRQLEEFNLIWIEEPLDAYDFEGHAHLAQVLDTPIATGEMLASVAEHKGLIAANGCDIIQPDAPRVGGITQFLRLAALADERGLGLAPHFAMEIHLHLAAAYPREPWVEHFDWLDPLFNERLETKDGRMIVPDRPGLGVSLSDQARAWTTETAEFGA, encoded by the coding sequence ATGAGCACCGTCGACCTCATCCGGCACGTCAAGCTTTCCACCGCCCGCCTTCCGCTGGCCGTCCCGATCAGCGACGCGAAGGTGTTCACCGGCCGCCAGAAGCCCATGACCGAAGTGGTCTTCCTCTTCGCAGAGATCACCACGGAACAGGGCCACACCGGCCTCGGCTTCAGCTACTCCAAGCGCGCCGGCGGCCCCGCCCAGTACGCCCACGCCAAGGAAGTCGCCGAAGGCATCATCGGCGAGGACCCCAACGACATCGGCAAGCTCTACACCAAACTCCTCTGGGCCGGCGCCTCCGTGGGCCGCTCCGGCGTCGCCACCCAGGCCCTCGCCGCCATCGACATCGCCCTCTACGACCTCAAGGCCAAGCGCGCTGGGCTCCCCCTCGCCAAGCTCCTGGGCTCCTACCGCGACTCCGTCCAGACCTACAACACCTCCGGCGGCTTCCTCAACGCCACCCTCGACGAGGTCAAAGCACGCGCCACGCAGTCGGTCGAAGAAGGCATTGGCGGCATCAAGATCAAGGTGGGCCTCCCGGACACCAAGGAAGACCTGCGCCGCGTGGCAGGCATCCGCGAGCACATCGGCTGGGACGTGCCGCTGATGGTCGACGCCAACCAGCAGTGGGACCGCGCCACGGCCCTGCGCATGGGCCGCCAGCTCGAGGAATTCAACCTCATCTGGATCGAAGAGCCGCTGGACGCCTACGACTTCGAGGGCCACGCCCACCTCGCCCAGGTGCTGGACACCCCCATCGCCACCGGTGAAATGCTCGCCTCCGTCGCCGAGCACAAGGGCCTCATCGCCGCCAACGGCTGCGACATCATCCAGCCCGACGCCCCCCGCGTCGGCGGCATCACCCAGTTCCTCCGCCTGGCAGCCCTCGCCGACGAACGGGGCCTGGGCCTCGCCCCCCACTTCGCGATGGAAATCCACCTGCACCTAGCGGCCGCCTACCCGCGCGAGCCGTGGGTGGAGCACTTCGACTGGCTGGACCCGCTGTTCAACGAGCGCCTCGAAACCAAGGACGGCCGCATGATCGTTCCGGACCGCCCGGGCCTCGGCGTCAGCCTCAGCGACCAGGCCCGCGCGTGGACCACCGAAACCGCGGAATTCGGCGCGTAA
- a CDS encoding ABC transporter permease codes for MKSSLTESATPEQLPEGAQLPEGGNKAAKEGKQDGNLSLFRLLLKDRFATVSALVLVFIGLTALLGPALMGDLATKQNLLFANKAPFTLAHGWEYFLGSDSLGRSMLARLVVASRTTLSVALPAVAVALVIGSLWGVWAGYHRGWRENVSMRIADVIMSFPSLLLAVVVLYVFSPSAANIVLILALTRIPIYLRTARAESAELQSRTFVDAARTFGAKPSAIIVRHVIPVVLPTLLTLATLEFCYVMLAESSLSFLGIGTQPPDVSWGLMVSQGRQYLQTAWWLSIFPGVAIVVTTIAANVLAAWLRIATDPAQRWRLALPRKRLIARIPVKETQP; via the coding sequence ATGAAAAGTTCACTGACTGAGAGTGCGACGCCGGAGCAGCTGCCGGAGGGAGCCCAACTCCCGGAGGGCGGCAACAAAGCGGCCAAGGAAGGTAAGCAGGACGGCAACCTGAGCCTGTTCCGCCTCCTGCTCAAGGACCGCTTCGCCACCGTCTCGGCGCTGGTGCTGGTGTTCATTGGCCTGACGGCGCTCCTGGGCCCCGCCCTGATGGGAGACCTGGCCACCAAGCAGAACCTGCTGTTCGCCAACAAGGCGCCGTTCACGCTCGCGCACGGCTGGGAGTACTTCCTGGGCAGCGATTCCCTGGGCCGGAGCATGCTGGCCCGGCTGGTGGTTGCCAGCCGGACCACCCTCTCCGTCGCCTTGCCCGCGGTGGCGGTGGCGCTGGTCATCGGTTCCCTGTGGGGCGTCTGGGCCGGCTACCACCGCGGCTGGCGGGAAAACGTGTCCATGCGCATCGCCGACGTCATCATGAGCTTCCCGTCCCTGCTGCTCGCCGTCGTCGTCCTTTACGTCTTTAGCCCGAGCGCCGCGAACATCGTCCTGATCCTCGCCCTGACCCGGATCCCGATCTACCTGCGCACCGCCCGCGCCGAGTCCGCGGAGCTCCAGAGCCGGACGTTCGTGGACGCTGCCCGGACGTTCGGGGCCAAGCCCAGCGCGATCATCGTCCGGCACGTCATCCCCGTGGTGCTGCCGACGCTGCTCACGCTGGCCACCCTCGAATTCTGCTACGTGATGCTCGCTGAGTCCTCGCTGAGCTTCCTGGGCATCGGCACCCAACCGCCGGACGTCAGCTGGGGCCTCATGGTTTCCCAGGGCCGGCAGTACCTGCAGACCGCCTGGTGGCTGTCCATCTTCCCCGGCGTCGCGATCGTGGTCACCACCATCGCCGCCAACGTCCTCGCCGCCTGGCTGCGGATCGCCACCGACCCGGCCCAGCGCTGGCGCCTGGCGCTTCCCCGCAAGCGGCTGATCGCCCGCATTCCAGTGAAGGAGACCCAGCCGTGA